The genomic stretch AGACGCTTCTCCAGCACTCCTCCTATTATACACCTACTGTTCACCATACCTGGATATACAAACACATGGAAAACAAAGATTGTTGTCATACACCCATCAAGCTTTCACTGAgtacaccaaaaatcaaaaactTTGTGTGAGACCTACAGACAAAAATAGATGAGGGCTTTACCTCGAAAGACCATGTTTGCTTCTGGGAGTTCCATTTGGTACCCGAAGGAGGCAGTGGTTTCCTGGGTCCTGGTACTGGCTTCAAATTCCACTCCAACTTGGATCTGACACACAAACATACGCACGGATGAATGCACAGTCATTTACAACATATACCAAAACAAATACTATGCGTTTTCATTATGGTATTTAACATACCTGTTTGTTGGCCCGGTGATAGTAACTAGCATGGGCACCCCCTTTCCCTGCATTTAGCGTGGCCACCCAGTTGGGTCCTGTATAGAGATGCAGAATAAGAACTCATATTTAAAATACAGCACATTAATCAAGCAAGTTAGCAAAGGTTGAAAGCACAttttcaaaccaaaacaaaatccCACTTGAATATTGGCCAGCCAAAGTGAGAATGCCTCCTTCCTCTGCTCGCCCACGATGATAAACAAGTTCCCCTCCTAAGACCAACCCAGAAGACACACTCTGCAAGAAGTGTGCTACAAGAATCACTGTACCAggggaaacacaaaaacacacacataaaaacatagTAGCTACATCAGGCAAGGGGGAACTAGAATACATTTCTCTGACATAGACAGAGAGTTGAGGTACTGAGTGTTAATGCAGGTTCCTGTCCTTACACCTGCCATTTCATACCTGACTCTCTCAGAATGTCTGGGTTGGCCACAGTCACAGCAGCTGTGAAGTCATTGCCTCTGTACTCAGTTTCAAACTGCCATGTTACAAACTGGTCCTGTTGGGTCTAGAAGACAATCAATAACTGACACAAAGATACTGGAAGTGAAGGAGAAAGGTCTTACAAAACCACAGCATTCATTTTGTGTGAAAGGGATTCTGTTAAACTGATATGTCCCTTCTTACAAAGGGTCAACAGAGTGCAACACAATTCTCACACTGAGGTACCATGATAAATAGATTCAAAAACAGAGCGAGACTTCAAATCTCACCTGGAACACAGCTCTGCTTCGTACTCGCTCGGTAAGATGGAGCAGAGAGTGAGCGTTTAGACTACCCGAAGAATCCATCTCACCAATCAAAGCTGGGGCATCCTATTCAgtgttttaagaaaaaaaatataaccTGTGTGGTCAaactttgatccccccccccaatgatATGAACACCCAAGCCCATTTATTAACACAAAGTTAATAAGATTTTTTTGTATCTGATGGTGTGAAGCTAACCTTATCCTT from Lampris incognitus isolate fLamInc1 chromosome 8, fLamInc1.hap2, whole genome shotgun sequence encodes the following:
- the si:dkey-71l1.1 gene encoding mitochondrial import receptor subunit TOM40 homolog, giving the protein MGSVLALSSGPGHQNWPFSTDPPPSRWDTHPAHWDIPPRWERKDGRLPNPGSFHSLHRSCKEVFPQQVEGVKMIINKTLSSFFKTQQDQFVTWQFETEYRGNDFTAAVTVANPDILRESVILVAHFLQSVSSGLVLGGELVYHRGRAEEGGILTLAGQYSRPNWVATLNAGKGGAHASYYHRANKQIQVGVEFEASTRTQETTASFGYQMELPEANMVFRGMVNSRCIIGGVLEKRLTPLPATLIMGAFVNHRGDKLQVGLGVNVG